In a genomic window of Drosophila takahashii strain IR98-3 E-12201 chromosome 3L, DtakHiC1v2, whole genome shotgun sequence:
- the LOC108066493 gene encoding zinc carboxypeptidase, with the protein MSVKILLFAGLFGLVWGVDQVRYDNYKVYNVRIDDLEQFKMLNSQEKSLKLSSWREARHLGEASDIMLPPQYQETFENLLATHNFTYNLKIDNVQTHIDNQRPKQRITSMEWTQFHTLEEIYAWLDVIEDRYPDIVTPFSIGNSHEGRPIRGVKISYKEGNPVVFIESNIHAREWITSSTITYFIDELLVPRNPAVRDIAQNVDWYIIPVLNVDGFTYSHEVERLWRKSRLNSDPSGECVGTDLNRNFDYLWMLTGADSDPCSELYGGPSAESDVEISQLTSYINNSIPDGSIKIYISLHSYGQYVLSPWGHTALEFPEHYPQMMHVAKGFSDALLRRYGTVFTYGSSATTLYEVSGSGKEWAYAVKGIKIPYTIELRDKGALGFLLPPEDILPVAREVTEGFVGMIAAAREIDIL; encoded by the exons ATGTCGGTTAAAATTCTCCTATTCGCAGGACTCTTCGGCCTCGTTTGGGGTGTAGACCAAGTCCGATATGATAATTACAAAGTCTACAATGTAAGGATCGATGATCTGGAGCAGTTCAAGATGCTCAATTCTCAGGAGAAGTCTTTAAAG CTCAGCAGTTGGCGAGAGGCTCGTCACTTGGGTGAAGCCTCGGACATAATGCTACCTCCTCAATATCAGGAGACCTTCGAAAACCTCTTAGCCACACACAATTTCACCTACAACCTCAAGATCGATAATGTCCAGACTCACATCGATAACCAGAGACCCAAACAGCGAATCACTTCCATGGAGTGGACGCAGTTTCACACTCTTGAAGAGATCTACGCCTGGCTGGATGTGATCGAGGATCGTTATCCGGATATAGTCACACCCTTCTCTATAGGAAACTCCCACGAGGGCAGACCGATTAGAGGTGTTAAAATTTCCTACAAAGAGGGAAATCCCGTGGTTTTCATAGAGTCCAATATTCATGCCCGCGAATGGATTACCTCATCAACGATCACCTACTTCATCGATGAACTGCTAGTCCCCAGAAACCCGGCCGTTAGGGATATTGCTCAGAATGTCGATTGGTACATTATTCCCGTTCTGAACGTAGACGGGTTTACTTATTCGCACGAAGTG GAACGTCTGTGGCGAAAGTCCCGTCTGAACTCGGATCCCTCGGGCGAGTGCGTTGGAACCGATTTGAATCGCAACTTTGACTACCTATGGATGT tgaCTGGAGCCGATTCGGATCCTTGTTCAGAACTTTATGGTGGACCTTCGGCCGAATCCGATGTCGAGATCAGTCAGCTAACTTCCTATATAAACAACTCCATTCCTGATGGCAGCATTAAGATCTACATATCGCTGCATTCCTATGGCCAGTACGTTCTTTCGCCCTGGGGACATACCGCCCTCGAGTTCCCTGAACACTATCCCCAAATGATGCACGTAGCGAAGGGCTTTTCGGATGCTCTACTTAGGAGATACGGCACTGTGTTTACCTATGGGTCGAGTGCTACAACATTAT ATGAAGTATCTGGTTCGGGCAAGGAATGGGCCTATGCGGTGAAGGGTATCAAAATACCCTATACCATCGAGCTGCGGGACAAGGGCGCTCTAGGTTTCTTACTTCCTCCTGAGGACATTTTACCAGTGGCCCGCGAGGTTACCGAGGGATTTGTGGGCATGATAGCCGCTGCCAGggaaattgatattttgtag
- the LOC108066521 gene encoding uncharacterized protein, whose protein sequence is MGTFVTYLTLMSAAWGMQLCPRLYVPSGQLDLRLQISNIASAFLAANLYTLFTMLILLTPSKMFTIQTGRNFKCLFVTPYLLQFVSCFWGTVQNVKELLTSPDMLVLKNYVPAHLKMILILGLQLLAMIEMGFVLFYSLKKEPHQEAKKIKQNEEEGLQKPGAPRRN, encoded by the coding sequence ATGGGAACCTTCGTTACTTACCTTACGCTGATGTCTGCCGCCTGGGGAATGCAGCTTTGTCCTCGACTCTATGTTCCATCGGGCCAGTTGGATCTTAGACTGCAGATCTCCAACATTGCAAGCGCTTTTTTGGCGGCCAATCTTTATACTTTATTCACGATGCTGATTCTACTGACGCCCTCGAAAATGTTTACCATCCAAACGGGACGAAACTTCAAGTGCCTCTTTGTGACTCCCTATTTGCTGCAGTTCGTCAGCTGTTTCTGGGGCACTGTTCAAAATGTCAAGGAGCTCCTCACTTCACCAGATATGTTGGTGCTCAAGAATTATGTCCCAGCCCACCTGAAAATGATTCTGATCCTCGGACTGCAGCTCCTGGCAATGATAGAAATGGGCTTTGTCTTATTCTACAGCCTGAAAAAGGAACCCCACCAggaggcaaaaaaaattaagcaaaatGAAGAGGAGGGGCTGCAAAAACCAGGAGCTCCAAGAAGGAATTAA